A genome region from Anopheles stephensi strain Indian chromosome 2, UCI_ANSTEP_V1.0, whole genome shotgun sequence includes the following:
- the LOC118506883 gene encoding homeobox protein prospero-like isoform X2 encodes MMSSEEDSDSFGLYVDKLLKNNPTNTVTISSSNGSNSNSNSSNGSNSNSKRSRQRVDAGEPRNSYSSIPSFSSRPSFMSSGLYGAIFSQAQQQHFSGLFGPGGYGPAATSKMLNELLGRQVKQAQDATDPDTISMLSAIEAAAASISSVAGSINNGSVTDCGGLTADSGVVNGASGGVVNSAKLGFESVTNLNNNNTNTNNNNTSASNNSGSNNNTGTSESAKSAKNGKSSNSATVSVSDVTMGSNRRSSSSSSTSSNSSSSSSSSNTSSSSSSSNGSSNNALANTNSENNGGSGGSGDGGSASGAAKSGSSRNAVAAAASGNSAVDGSCSNGLGGVIDLDGDSTTPPATSELAHHMLRNILQGKKDLMALDHELRATIQSNQSGQQQQHGTGGRISPDNNNVIGSKNNNHSNAIFDVSKISENSLGAIVNGGELSDGSDVGTNTKGASGTGASASTKHRAANGNNQNAKATHGASDSTKCDDLLGTSADVCRLANGASGAGVVDAINPKQEKSDVIDELVASLPDDVDETVPSPASSTGGVSTGGLIAKQEMMDLDDCCLDDKDRDERTPTPGSGIMTSRAEPEALNMKRARVENIVSSMRASPAILSQPPVNGCKKRKLYHPQQHDNSAAERYAAAAAAGLNLGLTLQNFMLSSSAAAAAAAAAANNTSTPVTDPTTTDDDDDLVETVTTPHIHQKRVEKDVLKSQLRSMQEQLAEMQQKYVQLCSRMEQQSDTTQEVVDDSSSSDIMEDDVVSAPDLSPEKPHLSASTPVKDVAGAKGQSNAAAAAAAAAAAADASSMLQMMSKMMSAKLHNALPSTHPLQPGGFNGTHPFLQHMQQAAVAAAAMPHEALGQQQPPQQQQQHSQQMSNAAAMYQKLFLEQEARLVKAEQAERNLQASNQQLLQQQQQQQQSLQQQQQQIMPQQQQQHPAHLPDRNSSNNSSQVTMPHQQQPQAQNQTSQALLQSPVQHPQTQPHQQLSPTHPQQPPPQQPCGLVQPMPSNAQLPPHPTSQQQQQQHQQQQQQQHQHPQQQQQPHPPVQSQQLSPTHVPMQPVPQTTGHVVPTSMGGHNIPSIPKGSSLPSDLTNRLNMMRSNASSVGPMSGTDLEGLADVLKTEITASLSNLVDSIVTRFVHQRRFLGKQSEAAAAAAEQLNKDLLMASQLLDRKSPRTKISQADRSGSIGASQSAMFQTSKTPQNINSVAAAALYNSMNQALGTPSQVNPFCLPPPEPREHNPEQNEALSLVVTPKKKRHKVTDTRITPRTVSRILAQDGIIPSSNQVQVDSQQSQQQQQQPPSQSQQQQQQSQQQLPNCLGSNNNNNNSCSKNNNALSGQQQQQPQPQTASQKPTPAQQQQQQQQQQQQTQPSPFNNGQSAAGSVQPSGPTTPTECKSERSSFHGAASSMLPVSLPTSVAIPNPSLHESQVFSPYSPFFNPHGPHGGPHGPQPSQFHHMKVSSSPPGINGMLDPRDSPPLPHPPTMLHPALLAAHHGNSPDYGHIRASMDVNDRNSDCTSADISYNGMEPTSSTLTPMHLRKAKLMFFWVRYPSSAVLKMYFPDIKFNKNNTAQLVKWFSNFREFYYIQMEKYARQAVSEGMKNADDIHVSNDSEIYRVLNLHYNRNNHIEVPQNFRYVVEQTLREFFRAIQGGKDTEQSWKKSIYKIISRMDDPVPEYFKSPNFLEQLE; translated from the exons ATGATGTCATCGGAGGAAGACTCTGATTCTTTCGGTTTGTACGTCGATAAGTTGCTAAAGAACAACCCTACCAACACAGTGACGATCAGCAGCAGTAACGGCagtaacagcaacagcaacagcagcaacgggAGCAACAGTAACAGCAAGCGAAGCAGACAGCGCGTAGACGCGGGCGAGCCAAGAAACAGCTACTCCTCGATACCCAGCTTCAGTTCTCGGCCGTCCTTCATGAGCAGTGGTCTATACGGGGCTATTTTTAGCCAggcgcagcagcaacatttcAGCGGACTTTTCGGTCCCGGCGGTTACGGACCGGCGGCCACCAGCAAGATGCTTAACGAACTGCTTGGCAGACAAGTGAAGCAGGCCCAGGACGCAACGGATCCGGACACGATTAGCATGCTCTCGGCGATCGAGGCTGCCGCGGCCAGTATCAGCAGTGTGGCCGGCAGCATCAACAACGGCAGCGTTACCGATTGTGGCGGGCTTACGGCGGACAGTGGTGTTGTGAACGGTGCAAGTGGAGGTGTGGTGAATTCCGCCAAGCTCGGGTTCGAAAGTGTGACAAAcctgaacaacaacaataccaacACGAACAATAATAATACCAGCGCCAGTAATAATTccggcagcaacaacaataccGGCACTAGCGAAAGTGCGAAAAGTGCTAAGAACGGCAAGAGTAGTAACAGTGCGACAGTGTCGGTGTCGGATGTGACGATGGGCTCGAACcggcgcagcagcagctcgagtAGTacgagcagcaacagtagcagcagcagcagcagcagcaacacaagcagcagcagcagcagcagcaatggcagcagcaacaatgcTCTTGCGAATACCAATAGTGAGAACAATGGCGGCAGCGGTGGCAGTGGCGACGGTGGCAGCGCCTCGGGAGCGGCCAAGTCGGGCAGCAGCCGGAATGCGgtggccgccgccgccagcGGCAACAGTGCAGTGGACGGTTCGTGCAGTAACGGGCTCGGTGGTGTTATAGACCTTGACGGTGACTCTACAACACCACCAGCCACAAGCGAGCTGGCGCACCACATGTTGCGCAACATCTTGCAGGGCAAGAAGGACCTGATGGCTCTCGATCACGAGCTGCGCGCGACGATCCAGAGCAACCAGagtggccagcagcagcagcacgggaCCGGCGGTCGGATATCGCCGGACAACAACAATGTGATCGGTAGCAAGAACAACAACCACAGCAACGCGATCTTCGATGTGAGCAAAATTAGTGAGAACAGCCTCGGCGCGATCGTGAACGGGGGCGAGCTGAGTGATGGGAGTGATGTGGGTACCAACACCAAGGGTGCCAGTGGTACGGGTGCTTCGGCGTCCACCAAGCACCGGGCGGCCAACGGCAATAATCAAAATGCGAAAGCGACCCACGGCGCTAGTGATAGTACGAAATGTGATGATTTGCTCGGTACGTCCGCGGACGTCTGTCGTTTAGCGAATGGTGCAAGTGGTGCCGGTGTGGTGGATGCGATCAATCCCAAGCAGGAAAAGAGTGATGTGATTGACGAGCTGGTGGCGTCCCTGCCGGACGATGTGGACGAAACCGTACCCTCGCCGGCGTCCTCTACCGGTGGCGTCAGTACCGGAGGTCTGATCGCCAAGCAGGAGATGATGGACCTGGACGATTGCTGTCTCGACGATAAGGATCGGGACGAGCGAACGCCTACACCAGGCAGTGGCATCATGACGAGCCGTGCCGAACCGGAAGCACTGAACATGAAGCGTGCGCGGGTGGAAAACATTGTGTCGTCGATGCGCGCCAGCCCGGCGATCCTTTCCCAACCACCGGTGAACGGTTGCAAAAAGCGCAAGCTGTACCACCCGCAGCAGCACGATAACAGTGCGGCCGAACGGTATGCGGCTGCTGCGGCGGCCGGCCTAAACCTGGGCCTTACGCTGCAGAACTTCATGCTGAGCAGCAGTGCGGCGGCTGCGGCAGCGGCTGCCGCCGCGAACAATACCTCCACACCCGTCACTGATCCGACAacgaccgatgatgatgacgatctGGTGGAGACGGTCACGACGCCCCACATTCATCAAAAGCGGGTGGAAAAGGACGTACTTAAGTCGCAGCTGCGCTCGATGCAGGAACAGCTGGCCGAGATGCAGCAGAAATATGTGCAATTGTGCTCACGCATGGAGCAGCAATCGGATACCACCCAGGAGGTGGTGGACGATAGTTCCTCGAGCGACATCATGGAAGATGATGTCGTGAGTGCGCCCGACCTATCGCCCGAAAAGCCTCACCTGTCGGCTTCGACGCCCGTCAAGGATGTGGCAGGAGCGAAGGGGCAATCGAATGCAgcggccgcagcagcagcggcggcagcagcagccgatgCCTCAAGCATGCTGCAGATGATGAGCAAGATGATGTCGGCCAAGCTGCATAACGCGCTTCCCTCGACACATCCACTGCAGCCGGGCGGCTTTAACGGGACCCATCCGTTTCTGCAGCACATGCAGCAAGCAGCGGTTGCCGCGGCAGCCATGCCGCATGAAGCGCTCGGTCAGCAGCaaccaccacagcagcagcagcagcacagtcaGCAGATGAGCAACGCGGCTGCCATGTATCAGAAGCTGTTCCTCGAGCAGGAAGCGAGGCTAGTGAAAGCGGAACAAGCGGAACGGAATTTACAAGCTTCCAACCAGCAAttgctacagcagcagcagcagcaacagcaatcgcttcagcagcagcaacaacagatcatgccacagcaacagcaacaacatccaGCTCATTTGCCCGACCGGAATTCCAGCAATAACTCATCACAGGTAACTATgccgcaccagcagcaacctcAAGCACAAAATCAAACTTCCCAGGCACTGTTACAATCGCCTGTTCAACATCCCCAGACGCAGCCGCATCAGCAACTTTCGCCGACGCATCCGCAGCAGCCACCACCACAGCAGCCCTGTGGCTTAGTGCAGCCTATGCCGTCGAATGCACAGCTTCCGCCGCACCCGACGtctcagcagcaacagcagcaacaccagcaacagcagcagcagcaacaccaacatccacagcagcagcagcagccgcatcCTCCAGTGCAATCGCAACAACTGTCGCCGACACATGTCCCAATGCAACCAGTGCCACAGACGACCGGTCATGTGGTACCGACATCGATGGGTGGCCACAACATCCCTTCCATACCGAAGGGATCATCGCTTCCATCCGATCTGACGAACCGATTGAACATGATGCGCTCGAACGCTAGTTCCGTGGGACCGATGTCCGGCACGGATCTGGAGGGTTTAGCGGACGTGCTGAAGACGGAGATTACGGCATCGCTCTCGAATCTGGTCGATTCGATCGTGACGAGGTTTGTGCACCAGCGACGATTTCTCGGCAAGCAGTCGGAAGCGGCGGCTGCGGCGGCCGAACAGCTGAACAAGGATCTGCTGATGGCCTCCCAGCTACTGGACCGTAAGTCACCGCGCACCAAGATAAGTCAGGCAGACCGTAGCGGTAGTATTGGCGCCAGTCAATCAG CTATGTTCCAAACATCGAAAACGCCACAGAACATCAACTCGGTTGCGGCTGCGGCGCTCTACAACTCGATGAACCAGGCCCTCGGGACGCCGAGCCAGGTGAACCCGTTCTGTCTGCCCCCTCCGGAACCCCGCGAACACAATCCCGAGCAGAACGAGGCGCTCAGCCTAGTCGTGACGCCGAAAAAGAAGCGGCATAAGGTGACCGACACGCGCATTACACCACGAACAGTGAGTAGAATTCTAGCTCAGGATGGCATTATTCCGTCCTCGAATCAGGTGCAAGTTGATTCACAACAAtctcaacaacagcagcagcagccgccatCGCAgtcgcaacaacagcagcaacaatcgcAACAGCAGCTGCCAAACTGTCTGGggagcaacaacaataataacaacagttgcagcaaaaacaacaacgcctTGAgtgggcagcagcaacagcagccccAACCTCAAACGGCATCGCAAAAACCGACcccagcacagcagcagcaacagcagcagcagcaacaacagcaaacgcaGCCTTCCCCGTTCAACAACGGTCAGTCGGCGGCCGGTTCGGTCCAACCGTCCGGTCCGACGACGCCCACGGAATGCAAATCGGAGAGGTCGTCCTTCCATGGGGCCGCCTCGTCGATGCTGCCCGTCTCACTGCCTACCTCGGTTGCGATTCCGAACCCATCGCTGCACGAGTCGCAAGTCTTTTCGCCCTACAGCCCCTTCTTCAATCCGCACGGTCCGCACGGTGGCCCGCACGGTCCCCAGCCGTCACAGTTTCACCACATGAAGGTGTCGTCGAGCCCGCCCGGCATCAATGGCATGCTGGACCCGCGCGATTCCCCGCCACTACCCCACCCGCCAACGATGCTGCATCCGGCCCTGCTGGCAGCCCATCACGGCAACTCACCGGACTACGGACATATCAGAGCGTCGATGGATGTGAACGACCGCAACTCGGACTGCACCTCCGCCGATATCTCTTACAACGGGATGGAGCCTACT TCGTCAACCCTGACTCCGATGCACCTGCGCAAGGCGAAGCTGATGTTCTTCTGGGTACGGTACCCAAGTTCAGCTGTGCTGAAGATGTACTTCCCGGACATCAAGTTCAACAAAAATAACACCGCCCAACTGGTCAAGTGGTTCTCCAATTTCAG